In one window of Mobula hypostoma chromosome 1, sMobHyp1.1, whole genome shotgun sequence DNA:
- the npc1 gene encoding NPC intracellular cholesterol transporter 1 → MRVLSITGAALLLAALRLPEGSVLAQNATCVWYGECGTDEATHKRYNCKYDGPPKPLPKEGYGIVQELCPNYFYGNVSLCCDIQQLHTLKDNMQLPLQFLSRCPSCFYNFMTFYCELTCSPVQSLFLNATKFEQYIHNQTSITEVEYYIGSSFANAMYNACKDVQSPSSNEKALGLLCGKDAKDCNATNWIQYMCSTSNAQTPFNIIPIFGDDPVGRMIPMNNETRGCNESLDDGSPPCSCQDCSLVCGPKPVPPPLPEPWTIFGLDAMAVIMWIVYLVFLLSFVGGVIWMSFCRKQHIVSEYAPIIDTSTSNSVNMEYDLEKKSCCEQLGAKSEALLRDIFSQWGSFCVRNPAPVIILTIIAVGICSSGLVFMKITTDPVELWSAPSSQARKEKYYFDTHFGPFFRTEQLIITAPNSTWTTFSPYPSGSDVPFGPPLRKDILHQVLDLQDAIQDLEAYYKNESVKLQDICLTPLAPYNNNCTILSVLNYFQNSHTVLDHSVGDYFYVYADYHSHFLYCTRAPASLNDTTKLHDPCLGTFGGPVFPWLVVGGYNDEDYNNATALVITFPVNNFHNDTEKLNRVLAWEKVFVDFLKSYNNSNLSISFSSERSIEDEINRESNSDVKTILISYIIMFLYISIALGHIRSCLNCLVDSKISLGMAGIVIVLSSVACSLGIFSYAGIPLTLIVIEVIPFLVLAVGVDNIFIIVQTFRRDKRLLDESVDQQIGRVLGEVAPSIFLSSFSETVAFFLGSLSTMPAVRTFSLFAGMAVFIDFLLQISCFVSLFGLDVQRQESNRMDIVCCVKQKRANTDHSEELLFRCFKYIYAPFLLTNWVRPIVISVFVALLSFSIAVVNKVEIGLAQSYSMPDDSYLLDYFASMDRYFHAGPPVYFVVEEGHNYTSPEGQNSVCGGVSCNNNSLVQQVYNAAMLSNYTKIGFPPSSWIDDYFDWVKPQSTCCRVYNNTENFCNATVQNPECVRCRPLNEKGKQRPHGEDFMTFLPMFLSDNPNPKCGKGGHAAYGSAVKLIHNNTGVGATYFMTYHTVLKTSADFIDAAKMARVIGQNITKSMGISEKGYRVFPYSVFYVFYEQYFTIVHDTIFNLCVSLAAVFVVTTILLGYEVWSAMMVCITISMIITNMFGVMWLWNISLNAVSLVNLVMCCGISVEFCSHIVRAFSISIKKTRADRAEEALANMGSSVFSGITLTKFGGIVVLAFAKSQIFQVFYFRMYFAIVLLGATHGLVFLPVLLSYIGPPMNKGKVSVLHNHYKGTERERLLK, encoded by the exons GTGTTGGCGCAAAATGCAACATGTGTTTGGTATGGAGAATGCGGCACAGATGAAGCAACCCATAAGAGGTACAACTGCAAATATGATGGCCCTCCAAAACCACTGCCAAAGGAAGGATATGGAATAGTTCAA GAATTGTGTCCAAATTATTTCTACGGCAATGTTAGCCTCTGCTGTGATATTCAACAACTGCACACCCTTAAAGATAATATGCAGCTGCCCCTTCAGTTCTTGTCCAG GTGTCCCTCTTGTTTTTACAACTTCATGACCTTTTATTGTGAACTAACTTGCAGTCCTGTTCAGAGTCTGTTTCTCAATGCCACCAAGTTTGAGCAATATATTCACAATCAAACTAGCATCACAGAGGTGGAATACTATATTGGATCAAGCTTTGCAAATG CCATGTACAATGCTTGCAAAGATGTTCAGTCTCCTTCAAGTAATGAAAAAGCTCTGGGACTGCTTTGTGGAAAAGATGCAAAGGACTGCAACGCAACCAACTGGATTCAGTACATGTGTAGTACAAGCAACGCTCAGACCCCCTTCAATATTATTCCCATTTTTGGTG ATGATCCTGTTGGAAGAATGATCCCAATGAATAATGAAACCAGAGGCTGCAATGAGAGTCTGGACGATGGTTCACCACCGTGTAGCTGTCAAGATTGCTCGCTGGTTTGTGGTCCAAAGCCAGTGCCACCACCACTACCTGAGCCATGGACCATTTTTGGTCTGGACGCCATGGCTGTCATAATGTGGATCGTCTATCTGGTCTTCCTGCTCTCCTTTGTGGGAGGCGTCATTTGGATGTCGTTTTGCAG gaaacagcaTATTGTTTCTGAATATGCACCGATTATTGATACCAGCACAAGTAATTCAGTGAACATGGAGTATGATCTAG AAAAGAAGTCCTGTTGTGAACAGCTTGGTGCAAAATCAGAAGCTCTCCTGCGTGACATATTCTCACAGTGGGGGTCCTTCTGTGTGAGAAACCCTGCTCCGGTGATCATCCTCACCATCATTGCTGTAGGAATCTGTTCTTCAGGCTTGGTTTTCATGAAGATCACCACTGATCCAGTTGAACTCTGGTCTGCTCCTTCCAGCCAAGCTCGCAAAGAAAAATATTACTTTGACACTCACTTTGGACCTTTCTTTCGCACCGAACAgctgattattacagcaccaAACAGCACTTGGACTACATTCTCCCCTTACCCGTCAGGGTCAGATGTACCCTTTGGCCCAcctttgaggaaggatatattacACCAG GTGCTGGATTTGCAGGATGCAATCCAGGATTTGGAGGCCTATTACAAGAATGAAAGTGTGAAGCTTCAGGACATCTGCCTGACACCCCTGGCTCCATATAACAATAACTGCACCATACTGAGTGTCTTGAACTACTTCCAGAACAGCCACACTGTCCTTGATCATTCTGTTGGTGATTATTTTTATGTATATGCTGACTACCATAGTCACTTCCTGTACTGCACTAG GGCTCCAGCTTCACTCAATGACACAACTAAGCTTCATGACCCCTGTTTGGGAACATTTGGTGGTCCGGTTTTTCCGTGGTTAGTTGTAGGAGGATACAATG ATGAAGATTATAACAATGCAACAGCGCTGGTGATTACCTTCCCTGTAAATAATTTTCACAATGACACTGAAAAACTGAATAGAGTCTTGGCCTGGGAGAAAGT GTTTGTTGATTTTCTGAAGAGTTATAATAATTCCAACCTGAGCATTTCGTTCTCTTCCGAACGGAGTATTGAAGATGAAATAAACCGCGAGAGTAACAGTGATGTCAAAACTATTCTTATCAGCTACATTATCATGTTTCTGTACATCTCCATCGCCTTGGGGCACATAAGGAGCTGCTTGAATTGCCTG gtggACTCTAAGATTTCTCTAGGAATGGCTGGCATTGTGATTGTGCTGAGCTCGGTGGCCTGTTCGCTGGGGATCTTTAGCTATGCTGGGATCCCCCTCACACTGATTGTGATTGAAGTCATCCCTTTCCTGGTGCTGGCGGTCGGTGTAGACAACATATTCATCATTGTTCAGACATTTAGG AGAGACAAACGACTGCTTGATGAGTCAGTTGACCAACAGATTGGCAGAGTTCTGGGTGAGGTGGCACCAAGTATATTCCTGTCATCCTTCTCTGAGACGGTGGCATTCTTCCTGG GTTCCTTGTCCACAATGCCAGCAGTTCGTACCTTCTCCCTATTCGCAGGGATGGCTGTGTTCATAGACTTCCTACTCCAGATATCCTGCTTTGTTAGTCTCTTTGGGCTGGATGTCCAGCGGCAGGAG AGTAACCGGATGGATATAGTGTGCTGTGTCAAACAAAAGAGGGCTAATACAGATCATTCTGAAGAACTTCTCTTCAGATGCTTCAAGTATATCTATGCTCCATTTTTGTTAACCAATTGGGTGCGACCCATTGTG ATATCAGTATTTGTTGCACTCCTGTCATTCAGCATTGCAGTAGTAAATAAAGTTGAGATTGGATTGGCCCAGAGTTATTCTATGCCTGAT GACTCCTACCTCCTTGATTACTTTGCATCGATGGACAGATACTTCCATGCAGGTCCTCCTGTCTACTTTGTGGTTGAAGAAGGACATAATTATACCTCCCCTGAGGGGCAAAACTCAGTATGTGGTGGTGTCAGCTGTAAcaacaactcccttgtccaacaagtctacaatgctgcgATGCTGAGTAACTA TACGAAAATAGGTTTCCCACCATCCTCCTGGATTGATGATTACTTTGACTGGGTGAAGCCACAATCGACCTGCTGTAGAGTGTACAATAATACAGAAAACTTCTGCAATGCAACAG TTCAAAATCCAGAGTGCGTTCGCTGTCGTCCACTGAACGAAAAGGGGAAGCAAAGACCACATGGTGAAGACTTCATGACATTTCTCCCCATGTTTCTGTCTGACAACCCCAATCCAAAATGTGGCAAAGG TGGGCATGCAGCATATGGATCTGCTGTGAAGTTGATTCATAACAACACAGGTGTGGGTGCCACTTATTTTATGACATACCACACTGTACTGAAAACATCTGCTGACTTCATTGATGCTGCAAAGATGGCTCGTGTTATTGGGCAAAACATAACTAAGTCCATGGGGATTTCAGAGAAAGGCTATCGAGTCTTTCCGTACAG TGTGTTCTATGTATTTTATGAACAGTATTTCACAATTGTGCACGACACAATTTTCAATCTCTGCGTGTCGCTGGCGGCAGTTTTTGTCGTGACTACGATCCTGCTGGGCTACGAGGTGTGGTCAGCAATGATGGTATGCATCACCATATCCATGATCATCACTAACATGTTTGGAGTTATGTGGCTCTGGAACATCAGCCTGAACGCAGTCTCACTTGTAAACTTGGTAATG TGTTGTGGTATTTCAGTTGAGTTCTGCAGCCATATAGTTCGTGCCTTTTCTATCAGTATAAAGAAAACCAGAGCGGACCGTGCAGAGGAAGCCCTGGCAAATATGGGCAGCTCA GTATTCAGTGGCATCACACTGACCAAGTTTGGTGGGATTGTGGTCCTGGCATTTGCCAAATCCCAAATTTTCCAGGTCTTCTACTTCAGGATGTACTTTGCAATTGTTCTGTTGGGAGCAACTCATGGCCTTGTGTTCCTTCCAGTGTTGCTGAGTTATATCG GACCACCTATGAACAAAGGAAAAGTTTCAGTTCTACACAATCACTACAAGGGTACAGAACGGGAAAGATTGTTGAAATAA